A region of Cucumis melo cultivar AY chromosome 2, USDA_Cmelo_AY_1.0, whole genome shotgun sequence DNA encodes the following proteins:
- the LOC103502374 gene encoding cytochrome P450 736A117-like, whose translation MNTLLPLLLPSHLQLSLYSISFTTFILLLIFLLQKCLRSSPQSSPPSPPKLPIFGHLLNLGSLPHLTLQNYARLHGPLFLLRLGSVPTLVVSASDLARDIMKTHDLVFANRPKSSISDKLLYSSRDVAASPYGEYWRQMKSICVLHLLSNKRVQSFRHVREEEVKLMIEKIEQNPVGVNLTEIFSGLTNDVVCRVALGRKYRVGEDGVKFMGLLKEFSKLLGSFSVRDFIPWLGWIDWISGLDGKANGVAKELDKFFDRVIEDHMNPENRADMKNFDEQKDLVDVLLWIQRENSIGFPLEMKNIKALILDMFAAGTDTAYTVLEWAMSELLKHPEVMKKLKNEIGEIKGEHKGSYINEDDIDKMVYLKAIIKETLRLHTPIPLLVPRESIKPVKLRGYDIKPGTRVMINAWTIGRDPKVWEEAEKFQPERFLNSSIDFKGQDFELIPFGAGRRGCPGIAFATMVMEIALANLVHKFEWILPNGEDLDMSGASGLTIHRKIPLVATAVPC comes from the exons ATGAACACTTtgcttcctcttcttcttccttctcatCTTCAACTGTCACTTTATTCAATTTCCTTCACTACTTTCATTCTCCTCCTCATCTTCCTTCTCCAAAAATGCCTTCGCTCCTCTCCACAATCTTCACCTCCATCTCCACCAAAGCTTCcgatcttcggccatcttctcAATCTCGGCTCCCTTCCCCATCTCACTCTCCAAAACTACGCTCGTCTTCATGGTCCTCTGTTTCTCCTCCGCCTCGGCTCTGTTCCCACACTCGTCGTTTCTGCCTCCGATCTTGCTCGCGATATCATGAAAACCCACGATCTCGTCTTTGCAAACAGACCCAAATCAAGCATCAGCGACAAACTGCTCTACAGCTCCAGAGACGTCGCCGCTTCCCCTTATGGTGAGTACTGGCGACAGATGAAAAGCATTTGCGTTCTTCATCTGTTGAGCAACAAAAGGGTTCAATCCTTTCGTCATGTAAGAGAAGAAGAGGTTAAATTGATGATTGAGAAGATTGAGCAGAACCCAGTTGGGGTGAATTTGACTGAGATTTTCTCTGGATTGACGAACGATGTGGTCTGCAGAGTGGCTTTAGGGAGAAAATACAGAGTGGGAGAAGATGGAGTGAAGTTCATGGGTTTGTTAAAGGAATTTTCGAAATTATTGGGAAGTTTTAGTGTACGAGATTTCATTCCTTGGTTGGGTTGGATCGATTGGATTTCTGGGTTGGATGGTAAAGCAAACGGAGTAGCGAAAGAGTTGGATAAGTTCTTTGACAGAGTGATTGAAGATCATATGAATCCAGAAAACAGAGCTGACATGAAGAATTTTGATGAGCAAAAGGATTTGGTTGATGTTTTGCTTTGGATACAAAGAGAAAACTCCATTGGTTTCCCCCTTGAGATGAAGAACATCAAAGCTCTAATCTTG GACATGTTTGCAGCAGGGACAGACACAGCTTACACGGTATTGGAATGGGCAATGTCAGAATTATTGAAACACCCAGAAGTAATGAAGAAACTGAAGAATGAAATCGGAGAAATAAAAGGTGAACACAAAGGAAGCTATATAAATGAGGATGATATAGACAAAATGGTATATCTTAAGGCAATAATCAAAGAAACATTACGACTACACACACCCATCCCTCTTCTCGTCCCAAGAGAATCAATCAAACCTGTAAAACTAAGAGGGTACGATATTAAACCTGGAACTCGAGTTATGATCAATGCATGGACAATCGGGAGAGACCCAAAAGTATGGGAAGAAGCAGAGAAATTTCAACCAGAAAGATTCTTGAACAGTTCAATAGATTTCAAGGGTCAAGATTTTGAGTTGATCCCATTTGGTGCAGGAAGAAGAGGATGTCCTGGAATTGCGTTTGCAACTATGGTTATGGAGATAGCTTTAGCAAATTTAGTGCATAAGTTCGAGTGGATTTTGCCTAACGGTGAGGATTTGGACATGAGTGGAGCCTCTGGGTTAACCATTCATAGAAAGATTCCACTTGTGGCCACAGCAGTTCCTTGTTAG